The Candidatus Acididesulfobacter guangdongensis region TACCGAAGAAAAACGTAAGTTTTACGGCGATGCTATGGTGAATGCATGTAAGCAGATAGGCTATTACAGCGCAGGTACTATTGAGAATGTTTCTGATTTGCAGGGTAATACATATTTTATTGAAATGAACACAAGGGTGCAGGTAGAGCATCCTGTTACCGAAATGATTACCGGAGTTGATATAGTAAAAGAGCAAATCAAGATAGCCGCCGGTCAAAAACTTGAGATAAAACAGGAAGACGTAAAATTAAACGGTTTTGCGATAGAGTGCAGAATAAATGCAGAGGATTCTAAACATGATTTTCGTCCGAGTATCGGCACGGTAGAGAGATATTATGTACCGGGAGGCAATAACATCAGGGTTGAAAGCGCGGTTTCAGTCGGCTTTGAAGTTACGCCGTATTATGATTCTCTGATTGCTAAGTTAATATGCTGGGGAAAAACATTTGAAGAAGCGATACAAAAAACAAAAATAGCTCTGGATTCTTATGAAATAAGCGGCATAAAAACTACTATACCGATTCTTAAACAGATAATTCAGCAGGAAGATTTTAAAACAGGTTTATTTACTACAAAATATTTAGAAGAACATCCGGAAGTTTTTAAATATGACGAAGTTAAAGACAAAGAAGACTATGTTGCATTTATAAGCGCTGCGCTTGCAGCCTATCACGGTTTATAGGAGGATATCAATGAGTACTATCGAAACTATTGAAGAAATGTTGAAAAAAGGTAAGATTGAGGCGGCAAAGCCAAAGAAAATATTAATAACCGATTTAACGGCAAGAGACGGGATTCAATGTAAGTTAGCGACAAGGGTTAAGACTGATGATTTAATTCCGTTATGCGAAAAAATGGACAAAGCTGGTTTGTATGCTTTTGAGATGTGGGGAGGAGCTACATACGATGTTTGCCTCAGATACTTAAAAGAAGACCCGTGGGAAAGACTGAGACGTATAAAAGAAGTAATGCCCAAAACAAAACTTCAGATGCTGTTCCGCGGTCAGAGCATCGTCGGCTATAGACCCAGAGCGGATAAAGTAGTGTATAAGTTTGTGGAAAAAGCGCTCAAAAACGGAATAACAGTTTTTAGAGTTTTCGATTCACTGAACGATAACAGAAATATTGAAGTTGCCTGTAAGGCGGTAAAAGAACTGGGCGGCGAGTGCCATGCCGAAATAAGCTACACGAAAAGCCCTGTTCACACTTACGAAAAATGGATGCAATACGCCGATGAGCTTATCGAGATTGCTCCAGACTGGATATCATTCAAAGATGCAACAGGTATTATGATGCCTTTAGATACGTATAATATTATAAAAAGCATAAAAGATAAAGTCGGCGATAACATAAAGGTTTTACTTCATAATCACGATATGAGCGGAACGGCAATAATGAACCATATGATGGCGATATATGCAGGCGTGGATATGCTGGATACGGTTTTATCGCCTTTGGCTTTCGGGTCTTCTCATCCCGCAACCGAAAGCGTTGTTGCAGCTCTGCAGGGTACGCCTTATGATACAGGCATAGATATTAAAATTTTAGAAGAAGCGGCTGCTATAATGTCGGGGATAAGGAAGGATTATAAAAAATACGAAACAGAATACGGCGGGGTAAACGCTAAGGTTTTAATTCATAAAATCCCCGGCGGCATGATTTCAAATATGGTGGCGCAGTTAAAAGAAGCTAATGCTTCAGATAGAATAGAAGAAGTTTTAAAGGAAACCCCTATAGTAGAGAAGGACCTTGGCTATCCGCCTCTTCTTACCCCTTCTTCTCAGATAGTCGGCGTTCAGGCTGTTTTGAACGTTATTTCAGGAGAAAGATATAAGATTATTACAAAAGAAGTCAGAGACTATGTAGCTGGAAAATATGGAATGCCTCCTGGAACTGTGTCTAAGGAACTTGTTACTAAAATTTTGGGACCTGACAAAAAACCTGATTACAGCAAAAAGCCCAGCGAAAGCGCGGATGCAAACGAATGGGATAATGCCGTTAAGGAAGTCGGAATATTAGCAAAATCAGATGAAGATATACTTTTATATGTACTTTTCCCAATGCAGGGGATGGAATTTTTAAAGGCCAGAGAGAGCGGAGGTCTTGTGTCCGATGTTATTGCCGGAGCCGAGGAAATGATAGAAACGCAGCCGGGTGTTATGGAAAACGCAGCCCCTGTAGAGTTTGACATTACATATCACGGCGATAAATTCAGCGTTAAGGTAGAAGGCGTTTCCCCAAGCCAGGAACAGGGAAAACCAAGGAAATATTACGTGAGAGTACAAGGTAAACTTGAAGAAGTTCAACTTTATTCAAAAGTTGAAGCTGCAGTAGGCGGCGGCAATTATTCCCAGTGCAGAACAACAGAAACCAAATCAACGGCGCAGAGTAATGTTCTTCAGGAAGGGGATGCAACTGCTCCGATATCAGGAAGAGTTGCAAAAATTCTTGTAAAAGAAGCCGATAAAGTTGAAAAAGGTCAAACAATAGCAATTGTGGAAGCAATGAAAATGGAAAATGAAATTCATGCTCCGATAGCAGGGAAGGTAAAAGCTATTTATGTTAAAGCCGGTGACAATATAACCCCTGCAGACGCGCTTCTTAGAATAGAACCCTGATATTAATGGAGATATTTACTTATGAAACTTTATGAATATGAAACATACGACGCGATATTTAAAAAATACGGTGTTCCCACTCCTAAATATTTAGTAGTTCAGCATCCCGGGCAAAATGTCGAGGATTTTGTTGACCAGTATGGCGATGTTGTTTTGAAATCTCAGGTTCTGGTCGGGAAAAGAGGTAAAGCGGGAGCCGTTAAATTTGCGTCGACCGGAGATGAAGCAAACGAACAAGTAAAGGCTTTAATGTCCAGCGACGTTTATGGAGAAATGCCTGTAAGCGTTATTTTGCAGGAAAAGGCGTCAATATTGAAAGAACTTTATGTAAGTTTTACATATTCTTCAAAGCATAGAAAGCCTGTGCTTGTAATTTCCCTGCAAGGCGGTATGGAGATTGAAGAACAGGAATCTGATAAAATTTTTACGTTTGATATTGACCCGCTGGAGGGTCTTTTTGCCTATAAAGTTAGAGAGATTCTTCTTGAAATCGGATTGAAGGATAAAGAAATTCTAAGGCAGCTTTCTGAAGTTGTCGCAAATATGTATCACGGTTTCTGGAGTTCGGAAGCAAGATTAGTGGAAGTTAATCCTATAGCTATCGTTGAGGATAAAAAAGTACCCGGAAAGCAGAAAATACTTGCTCTTGATGCCGTAACAATAATTGACGACGACGCACGAATCGCCCCGTCAAAGATATATTCGGCAAGAGGTTCGATGGGAAGACCGTTGACGGAAAGGGAATCGGCAGCGCATCTTATAGATAGGGACGACCATCGGGGAAAAGCTGGTTCTTATGTCGAACTTGACGGAAATATTGCTCTTATGACTTTCGGCGGAGGCGGCTCCACAATTACGGCAGAAACGGTTATCGCGCTTGGATTAAAACCGGCAAATCTGACAGATATCGGCGGGAATCCGCCGGCGGAAAAAATGAATAAAATAACCAAAATAATTTTATCCAAACCGGGATTAAAAGCCGTCCTCGTCTGCGGAGGCACTGCAAGCAATACCAGAATTGACGTGACGCTTGGAGAAGGTCTTGTTTCCGCCATTGAAGAAATGATAGAGGCAGGAACTTTTCCTCAAGGAATAATATGGGTTGTAAGAAGGAGCGGTCCTGAATACAAAAAAGGATTGCAGATGTTAAACGACTGTTTTATAAAAAATAATATAGAAGCGGTAATTTATGATTCAGAGCTTCCCTTAACGGCCGCTCCTCAAAAACTTTATGATATATTAAAAGAAAGAAAAATTATTTAAATATCAGATTATAAACAGACATGGAGATAATTAAATTATGAAAGGCACAAAATATTTAAATGACGAGACGGGCGTTATAGTTATCGGGATTACAGGAAGAGAAGCTTCGCAGGTTGTAATAGAATCTGAAAAACTTTATCCGGGTATAGTAAAATGCGGAGTTACTCCGGGTAAAGGCGGAATTCCCAACGATGCCCTGAAAGTTCCTGTTTTTGATACAGTCAAAGAAGCGCTCGCAGTTCCGGAATTTAAAAAAACGGTAAATACCGGACTTATATATGTGCCGCCTACTTCTGTTCTGGACGCGGTAATGGAATTGATTAATCACGGTATAAAACTTATGTATATAATAACGGAGCATGTTCCTATCAGAGATTCTATTATTATTTATGAAATAGCTAAATCTAAAGGAGTGACTGTTATAGGAGGCACTTCGTTAGGGTGTTTCGTGCCGTCGGTGGGCAGAATCGGCGCAATCGGCGGAAAAGACCCGAGTATTGCTTTTAAAGAAGGCTCCGTAGTTGTTTTATCAAAAAGCGGGGGACTAACGGTAACTACTTCCGAAATGATTAAAAGACGCGGATATGGCATATATATGGCTCTGGCTCTGGGAGGAGATATTATATCATGCACTACCTTTGCGGATGTGCTGCCGGAACTGGAAAAGGATACTAATGTTAATGCCTGCGTAATTCTTGGTGAACCGGGAGGAACATATGAAGAACAGGTTGCGGAATTAATATTAAAAGGCGGATATACTAAGCCTCTTGCAATATTTGTTTCAGGCGTATTTCAGGAAGATATGCCGGACGGTGTTGCATTCGGTCATGCCGGCGCTATTGTTGAAAGAGGTATGGGCAAGGCTACCGATAAGATAAATTTCCTTGAAGAAGTTGGAAAAAAAACAGGTACCGTCAAAGTAGCGAGATTCTATCATGATTTAGTCAATTGTCTTATATCTCTCGGAGTAAAAAAAGACTTTGAAGACACTTCTTCCGATAATGTAAAACCTCTTTACAGCACTCTTAAGGCTTCTTAACTTAATTAAATATTAAATATTTTTAGAAAAATATTGGTGGTAGTTGTCGGCGTACGTTGAAACAGGTCGTTTTTAAGCAGTATTTAAGCGTTATATAGTCTTTACTTTCAATAGTTCATGCATATTATATAATAGCAGAAATTGTTTTTTAAGTAGTATTTAAGCTTTACGCCGATGATTTTTATTGTTGTTTTTAATCTTTTTTAAGCAGCATTTAATTCTATTTCGTTCTATTAATTTATTGGTAGGCGCAGTTCTGCAGGAATAAATAATAATCGGTTATAATTAACTTTAATTAACATCTTGATGTTTTCACGACATCAAGGTGTTAATTTTTTATTATTTTATGTTTGCAAAATATAAGAAATAGTATTATATTAGTAGAATTGAAAGAATTATATATCATTATTAATTATTAAAATTAAAATTAAAAAATTATACAAAATCCCGGAGCAAATCTAATATGTCTGATGAAAAACCAAAAGAATGGCGTACTGCTATAACGTCAAATCAAGACGGTAAAATTCTAATTCGCGGGTATAATCTCGATAATTTAATTGGAAATAAGTCATATGCTGATGTCTGTTTTCTTCTTTTAAAAGGAGAAATGCCGAACCAGGCTGAAGCAAAAATGCTTGATGCCATATTGGTTTCAAGCATTGATGCAGGCATTGCTCCGCCTTCTGCCGTTGCGGCGAGAACCATATTTTCAGGCGGAAATTCTCTCAATGCAGCTGTTGCCGGCGGCATACTTACACTTGGAGATGCGCACGGAGGCGCTATAGAGAAAGCCGCTAAATTGTTTCAAGATGAATTAAAAGACAAAGATGCTAAAAATATTAATATCGGCGAAACGGCTAAAAAAATAGTAGATGACGCACTTAAAAATAAAAAAAGATTGGCAGGTTATGGTCATAAACTGCACTCAATTGACCCCAGAACTACTAGACTGCTTACAGTCGCAAAATCATTAAATTTTGGCGGTGTATATGTTGAGCTTGCCGTTGCAATTGCAGAGGAATTTAAAAATAAAAAGCCTGAACAAAAATTGCCTCTCAACGTTGACGGAGCAATAGGCGCAATAATGTCAGACATGGGTTTAGATTATAGACTTGGAAAAGGATTGTTTATTATAGCAAGGTCTGCGGGATTAGTCGGACAGGTGTTTGAAGAATGGCTCAGAGAAAAACCATTTAGAAGGTTAAGGTCTGACCTGCATGAATACGATGGAGTTCCCGAGCGCCCTCTGCCGCAGGATTGAAAGTATTAAAAGGATTAAAATTTGATAATTTTTTAAAAATTATACATTATCATATTTATTATATTAACTAATGTAATATGTCGATTTATATATCAATTAATACACTGATTAATAATATATTAATTATATAAGGATGGGTAAAAATGGATGATAAGACCTTAACAATTGAGTTTGTACGTGTTACGGAACATGCCGCTATCGCATCTGCAAAGCATGTAGGAAGAGGCGATGAAAAAGCTGCCGATAAGGCTGCTGTGGATTCTATGAGAAGCTCGCTTGACTGGATAGATATTGACGGCACAATTGTTATTGGCGAAGGAGAAAGAGACGAGGCGCCTATGCTTTATATAGGCGAAAAAGTCGGAACAGGTAAAGGGCAGGCGGTAGATATAGCGGTTGACCCGTTGGAAGGAACGACTATTTGCGCTCAGGGCGGGCAGAACAGCATCTCGGTTATGGCTATAGCTGACCATGGACATTTTTTACATGCGCCTGACACTTATATGGATAAAATAGCAGTCGGACCAAAAGCAAAGGGAGCTATAGATTTAACCCTCAGTCCTTCTAAAAATCTTCAGAGAATTGCCGAAGCTCTCAACAGATATGTTGAAGACCTTACCGTCGTGATTCTCAATAGAGAACGTCATCAAAATTTAATTAGCGAAGTAAGAAAGGCAGGTGCAAGGATAAAATTGATTCAAGACGGCGATATCTCAGGTGCCATAGCGGCAGCTAAAGAAGATACGGGCGTTGATGTGCTTATGGGGATAGGCGGTGCTCCAGAAGGGGTTATCAGCGCTGCCGCACTGCGATGCGTCGGCGGCGATATGCAGGGAAGACTTACATTCAGAAATGAAGAAGAAAAAGAACGCGCTAAGAAAATGGGCATTGAGGATTTTGACAAAATATACAGCATAGATGAGCTTGCTTCCGGCGATGTTATTTTTGCCGCAACAGGGGTTACAACCGGCGAATATCTGCCAGGCGTAGTTTTTTTCCCCGGCGGAGCAAAAACCAGTTCTGTCGTTATGAGGTCAAAAACAAGAACTGCAAGATATATTGGAGCAATACATTATTTTGATTATAAGGATATATCTTAGATAAAAGATTTTAAATAAAGATTTAAGATATAAGGTTTAAGATTTGATAAAAACTCGATGATATAACATTATCTATATTTATAATTAATATTTTTTACGCTTAAAACAAAAAGGATACTTCTTCTATTCAGCATGAATATGCTGATATCGGAACTATAAAATTTTATGAAAGTTTTTATTACAGGCGGAACAGGTTTTGTTGGTTCAATAATTAGCGGTGAAATAAAAAAGAGCGGAGCATCGGTTGTTTTACTTGAAAGAAACAGTAAAAAGGCTTCAGCGTTGAGACGGACCGGTTTCGAGGTTTTTGAAGGAAATTTGGAAGATATCAATCCTCTAGATGATTTTTTTGCCGAAAATAAATTTGACGCTATAATAAATCTTGTAGGTATTATAAAACAGCAGTCCGATTTTTCTTTTCAGAAAGTACATATTGAATATGTTGAAATTTTGTTACAGCTGGCAAGGAATCATAATATAAAAAGGTTTGTCCACATGAGCGCTAACGGGGCGTCTGAGAAATCGGAATCCGTTTATTATACATCCAAGTACGAAGGACAGAAGTTAGTTGAAAACTCCGGATTAGCCTGGACAATTTTTAAACCTTCGCTGATATTTGGAGACGATGCGGCTTTTTTTGACGATTTGATTAAATTAGTTAAAGAACGATTTTTTGTTCCTATCATTGGAACCGGCGAAGACAAGTTTGCCCCGATAGATGTCTTGTCCGTTGCCAAATCGTATGCGGGTGCTTTATCGAACGAAGCGGCGTATCATAAAATATATACTTTGTGCGGACCTGATATTTATTCTTTTGAAGGCATTATAGATTTAATAATGGAAATAATGCCTCCTAAAAAAATAAAAATTCATGCGCCGTCGTTTATAGTTGAAAATGGGATTGAATTTATAGAAAAATTTTTTAGAGCAAAAGGTCTGCCTGTAACGTCAGATCAGATTAAGATGCTTAAATACGATAATATCTGTGAAAACGATATGAAAGAAATTGACGATTTATTCGGACTTAACAGACTGCATTTAAAAGACTGGCTCACCGATTATTTAAAGGTAGAAAATTAAGGACGAACATTTTTTAATTTTGTTTTTCCCAATTTATAATTTCTTTCTATTTTTAATATTTGAAAAATGAAAATTTGCGAAACAATAGTGTTCATTTCTAATTTATAATTCTATTGATTCATGCAAATATTTGAAAAATGGTATCCGTATTCTAACTTAAATCAACTTAAATGTAATTATTAAATTTTATGGAAGAAGAAAATTCTAATATTCTTATTGTTCAGCTCTCTGATCCTGAAAAAGAACCTGAAAAATGTATTGCCAGTTTAATATTTGCCAGAACGCTGGCGGTTATGGAGCAGAATATTTTTATTTTCAGTATGGCAAGGTCACCTCTTCTTTATACCAAAGACTTGAATAAAAGCGATAAAATAGAAACAAGATATGTGCAGCTTATAGATGAGAATATTTCTTATCTGACAAAAGACGACGAATATGTTAATATTTATGTCTGCTCAAAAAGCAAAGAACTTCTTCATCTTGAAGAAGATATGCTTGTGAATTCTGCAAAACCTATCCAGATAGCCGGAATGCTGACACTGCATTCGCTTAAAACATCGAGCGCCCATACATATTTTTTTTAATTTTTAAGAAGCTTATCAATTTATTGATAGGTAGTTCACATATAGTCAACTTCTATTTTACAGTTGCGCTGCAAATTTATTACTCCTGCGATCATTTTAACCTATTAACCTATCTTTTATTTTCACATATCTCTGCGTTTTAAATCTGTTCTTATTCAGAAAACGGCGTTCATCTCTGTTCAATCCAACTTCACCATAATTGCCAGCAACATATTGATATTGCTATATTTATGGTGGCAATAAAAATGTCTATAAGGACTATAAAATTAAAAATAAGATGTAATAATATCAACTGGTTATAATTTTAGAATAACAAAATCTGTGAAGTTGAGTTAATAAGTACTTTTACAATAAAACAATAAAAGGCGTCAGCCGCTTTTTTTTTACCGGTCTCCATTTTCACCGCATTTTAAAAAATTTATTTTTTAAGTACTTGACTTTTATTCAAATTACTAATATTATTTAATTGT contains the following coding sequences:
- a CDS encoding pyruvate carboxylase subunit B yields the protein METIEEMLKKGKIEAAKPKKILITDLTARDGIQCKLATRVKTDDLIPLCEKMDKAGLYAFEMWGGATYDVCLRYLKEDPWERLRRIKEVMPKTKLQMLFRGQSIVGYRPRADKVVYKFVEKALKNGITVFRVFDSLNDNRNIEVACKAVKELGGECHAEISYTKSPVHTYEKWMQYADELIEIAPDWISFKDATGIMMPLDTYNIIKSIKDKVGDNIKVLLHNHDMSGTAIMNHMMAIYAGVDMLDTVLSPLAFGSSHPATESVVAALQGTPYDTGIDIKILEEAAAIMSGIRKDYKKYETEYGGVNAKVLIHKIPGGMISNMVAQLKEANASDRIEEVLKETPIVEKDLGYPPLLTPSSQIVGVQAVLNVISGERYKIITKEVRDYVAGKYGMPPGTVSKELVTKILGPDKKPDYSKKPSESADANEWDNAVKEVGILAKSDEDILLYVLFPMQGMEFLKARESGGLVSDVIAGAEEMIETQPGVMENAAPVEFDITYHGDKFSVKVEGVSPSQEQGKPRKYYVRVQGKLEEVQLYSKVEAAVGGGNYSQCRTTETKSTAQSNVLQEGDATAPISGRVAKILVKEADKVEKGQTIAIVEAMKMENEIHAPIAGKVKAIYVKAGDNITPADALLRIEP
- a CDS encoding succinate--CoA ligase subunit beta, which encodes MKLYEYETYDAIFKKYGVPTPKYLVVQHPGQNVEDFVDQYGDVVLKSQVLVGKRGKAGAVKFASTGDEANEQVKALMSSDVYGEMPVSVILQEKASILKELYVSFTYSSKHRKPVLVISLQGGMEIEEQESDKIFTFDIDPLEGLFAYKVREILLEIGLKDKEILRQLSEVVANMYHGFWSSEARLVEVNPIAIVEDKKVPGKQKILALDAVTIIDDDARIAPSKIYSARGSMGRPLTERESAAHLIDRDDHRGKAGSYVELDGNIALMTFGGGGSTITAETVIALGLKPANLTDIGGNPPAEKMNKITKIILSKPGLKAVLVCGGTASNTRIDVTLGEGLVSAIEEMIEAGTFPQGIIWVVRRSGPEYKKGLQMLNDCFIKNNIEAVIYDSELPLTAAPQKLYDILKERKII
- a CDS encoding succinyl-CoA synthetase subunit alpha — its product is MKGTKYLNDETGVIVIGITGREASQVVIESEKLYPGIVKCGVTPGKGGIPNDALKVPVFDTVKEALAVPEFKKTVNTGLIYVPPTSVLDAVMELINHGIKLMYIITEHVPIRDSIIIYEIAKSKGVTVIGGTSLGCFVPSVGRIGAIGGKDPSIAFKEGSVVVLSKSGGLTVTTSEMIKRRGYGIYMALALGGDIISCTTFADVLPELEKDTNVNACVILGEPGGTYEEQVAELILKGGYTKPLAIFVSGVFQEDMPDGVAFGHAGAIVERGMGKATDKINFLEEVGKKTGTVKVARFYHDLVNCLISLGVKKDFEDTSSDNVKPLYSTLKAS
- a CDS encoding citryl-CoA lyase, which translates into the protein MSDEKPKEWRTAITSNQDGKILIRGYNLDNLIGNKSYADVCFLLLKGEMPNQAEAKMLDAILVSSIDAGIAPPSAVAARTIFSGGNSLNAAVAGGILTLGDAHGGAIEKAAKLFQDELKDKDAKNINIGETAKKIVDDALKNKKRLAGYGHKLHSIDPRTTRLLTVAKSLNFGGVYVELAVAIAEEFKNKKPEQKLPLNVDGAIGAIMSDMGLDYRLGKGLFIIARSAGLVGQVFEEWLREKPFRRLRSDLHEYDGVPERPLPQD
- the glpX gene encoding class II fructose-bisphosphatase yields the protein MDDKTLTIEFVRVTEHAAIASAKHVGRGDEKAADKAAVDSMRSSLDWIDIDGTIVIGEGERDEAPMLYIGEKVGTGKGQAVDIAVDPLEGTTICAQGGQNSISVMAIADHGHFLHAPDTYMDKIAVGPKAKGAIDLTLSPSKNLQRIAEALNRYVEDLTVVILNRERHQNLISEVRKAGARIKLIQDGDISGAIAAAKEDTGVDVLMGIGGAPEGVISAAALRCVGGDMQGRLTFRNEEEKERAKKMGIEDFDKIYSIDELASGDVIFAATGVTTGEYLPGVVFFPGGAKTSSVVMRSKTRTARYIGAIHYFDYKDIS
- a CDS encoding NAD-dependent epimerase/dehydratase family protein, translated to MKVFITGGTGFVGSIISGEIKKSGASVVLLERNSKKASALRRTGFEVFEGNLEDINPLDDFFAENKFDAIINLVGIIKQQSDFSFQKVHIEYVEILLQLARNHNIKRFVHMSANGASEKSESVYYTSKYEGQKLVENSGLAWTIFKPSLIFGDDAAFFDDLIKLVKERFFVPIIGTGEDKFAPIDVLSVAKSYAGALSNEAAYHKIYTLCGPDIYSFEGIIDLIMEIMPPKKIKIHAPSFIVENGIEFIEKFFRAKGLPVTSDQIKMLKYDNICENDMKEIDDLFGLNRLHLKDWLTDYLKVEN